Proteins from a genomic interval of Microbacterium imperiale:
- a CDS encoding lycopene cyclase domain-containing protein: MTTYPLILIPFVTVTLIVTLATARRPRFARRMAWSALAAVGLLALTAVFDNVMIAVGLFTYPEVHLSGIRVGLAPIEDFAYPLCAAFLVPAVATLLERPER; this comes from the coding sequence GTGACGACCTATCCGCTCATCCTCATCCCGTTCGTCACCGTGACCCTGATCGTCACGCTGGCCACGGCCCGGCGCCCGCGCTTCGCGCGCCGGATGGCGTGGTCCGCCCTCGCCGCCGTGGGACTGCTCGCGCTGACCGCCGTCTTCGATAACGTCATGATCGCCGTCGGGCTCTTCACCTACCCGGAGGTGCACCTCAGCGGCATCCGCGTCGGGCTCGCCCCGATCGAGGATTTCGCCTACCCGTTGTGCGCGGCGTTCCTGGTGCCCGCCGTCGCGACTCTCCTGGAAAGACCCGAACGATGA
- a CDS encoding prenyltransferase has product MTAALPRQLLLASRPVSWINTAFPFAAAYLLTTRQIDLTLVIGTVFFLVPYNLAMYGINDVFDYESDLRNPRKGGAHGAILDRRVHRATLWAAALSCLPFVVYLVAVGSPLSWLVLALSLFFVVFYSAPPLRLKERPFADSVTSSIHFFSPAVYGFVLAGTTWTWQLALIVLAFAAWGIASHAFGAVQDVNADREAGIASIATVRGARWTVWFALGCYAVAGLLMLPTTWPGPLAALVAVPYLVTLWPFRDITDATCERATAGWDRFLWLNQLGGFLVTLLLAWWWLLTS; this is encoded by the coding sequence ATGACCGCCGCCCTGCCGCGCCAGCTGCTGCTCGCCTCGCGCCCCGTCAGCTGGATCAACACCGCGTTCCCGTTCGCAGCGGCGTACCTGCTCACGACCCGACAGATCGATCTGACCCTCGTCATCGGCACCGTGTTCTTCCTCGTGCCGTACAACCTCGCCATGTACGGCATCAACGACGTGTTCGACTACGAGTCCGATCTGCGCAATCCGCGCAAGGGTGGGGCGCACGGGGCGATCCTCGACCGCCGCGTGCACCGCGCGACCCTGTGGGCGGCGGCGCTGTCGTGTCTTCCGTTCGTTGTGTACCTCGTCGCCGTGGGGTCGCCGCTGTCGTGGCTCGTCCTCGCGCTCAGCCTCTTCTTCGTCGTGTTCTACAGCGCGCCGCCGCTGCGGCTCAAGGAGCGGCCGTTCGCCGACTCGGTGACCAGCAGCATCCACTTCTTCTCGCCCGCCGTGTACGGCTTCGTCCTCGCCGGAACGACGTGGACGTGGCAGCTGGCGCTGATCGTGCTCGCGTTCGCCGCGTGGGGGATCGCGTCGCACGCCTTCGGGGCGGTCCAGGACGTCAACGCCGACCGCGAGGCCGGCATCGCGTCGATCGCCACCGTGCGCGGCGCTCGCTGGACCGTGTGGTTCGCGCTCGGCTGCTACGCCGTCGCGGGCCTTCTGATGCTCCCGACGACGTGGCCCGGACCGCTCGCGGCCCTCGTCGCCGTGCCGTACCTGGTGACGCTGTGGCCCTTCCGCGACATCACCGACGCCACGTGCGAGCGCGCCACCGCGGGGTGGGACCGCTTCCTCTGGCTCAACCAGCTCGGCGGCTTCCTCGTGACGCTGCTGCTGGCCTGGTGGTGGCTGCTGACCTCTTGA
- a CDS encoding Rieske 2Fe-2S domain-containing protein, whose protein sequence is MRITGLGHAGMFIETAGGSILCDPVVGPSFFGSWFPFPDNRGLDWERFGRADFLYISHRHRDHFDPALLKAHVPTDIRVLLPDYPTDDLERDLRALGYDNIIYTEAGVPLEFGDLKVMVTPLRAPSDGPIGDSSLSVDDGTGSVLNQNDSHPLDLEKLLSFGTPDAYFTQVSGAIWWPMVYDLPQDAKQNFAQLKRDAQNKRAMYYIDKVDAPHVFPMAGPPMFLREELFRYNGWGEQDDSIFTDQAQFLAHMAVDRPEQKGYLFVPGTQVDLNAGALEVTQTLYTEAEIERMFSDKWAYLAEQRDSRQDEVRAEIATRAAVLPPDEMLQAIKQWWEPLLRRARTIRNGVGGLVRFRIGELDMVVDFPRAKVREYAGEDCIYWYTIPADLVSTNIRDHEIDWSNSIFLSMQFEVGRSGKFNEFLTTFLKCLSRDRIEYVENWYAEQSDQTEDAELGEWTVQRRCPHLRADLTKTGKIEDGVLTCSLHDWKWDLASGRCLTTQGHPIRASRTDEARQAETASPAA, encoded by the coding sequence ATGCGGATCACAGGGCTGGGACACGCCGGGATGTTCATCGAGACGGCCGGGGGCAGCATCCTCTGCGACCCCGTCGTCGGGCCGAGCTTCTTCGGCTCGTGGTTCCCGTTCCCCGACAACCGCGGGCTCGACTGGGAGCGGTTCGGCCGCGCCGACTTCCTGTACATCTCCCACCGGCACCGCGACCACTTCGATCCGGCGCTGCTGAAGGCGCACGTGCCCACCGACATCCGCGTGCTGCTGCCGGATTATCCGACCGACGATCTCGAGCGTGACCTGCGAGCCCTCGGATACGACAACATCATCTACACCGAAGCCGGTGTGCCGCTCGAGTTCGGCGATCTGAAGGTCATGGTCACGCCGTTGCGAGCGCCCAGCGACGGCCCCATCGGCGACTCCAGCCTGTCGGTCGACGACGGCACCGGGTCGGTCCTCAACCAGAACGACTCCCACCCGCTGGATCTCGAGAAGCTGCTGTCGTTCGGCACGCCCGACGCGTACTTCACGCAGGTGTCGGGCGCCATCTGGTGGCCGATGGTCTACGACCTGCCCCAGGACGCGAAGCAGAACTTCGCGCAGCTCAAGCGCGACGCGCAGAACAAGCGGGCGATGTACTACATCGACAAGGTCGATGCGCCGCACGTGTTCCCCATGGCCGGTCCGCCCATGTTCCTGCGCGAGGAGCTCTTCCGCTACAACGGCTGGGGCGAGCAGGACGACTCGATCTTCACCGACCAGGCGCAGTTCCTCGCGCACATGGCCGTCGATCGCCCCGAGCAGAAGGGCTACCTCTTCGTTCCGGGCACGCAGGTCGACCTGAACGCGGGCGCGCTCGAGGTCACGCAGACCCTCTACACCGAGGCCGAGATCGAGCGCATGTTCTCGGACAAGTGGGCCTACCTGGCCGAGCAGCGCGACAGCCGTCAGGACGAGGTCCGGGCCGAGATCGCCACACGCGCCGCGGTGCTTCCGCCCGACGAGATGCTGCAGGCGATCAAGCAGTGGTGGGAGCCGCTCCTGCGGCGCGCCCGCACGATCCGCAACGGCGTCGGCGGGCTGGTGCGCTTCCGTATCGGCGAACTCGACATGGTCGTCGACTTCCCGCGCGCCAAGGTGCGGGAGTACGCCGGCGAGGACTGCATCTACTGGTACACGATCCCCGCAGACCTCGTCTCGACCAACATCCGCGACCATGAGATCGACTGGTCGAACTCGATCTTCCTGTCGATGCAGTTCGAGGTCGGCCGCAGCGGCAAGTTCAACGAGTTCCTCACGACGTTCCTGAAGTGCCTGTCGCGCGACCGGATCGAGTACGTCGAGAACTGGTACGCCGAGCAGTCCGACCAGACCGAGGACGCGGAGCTGGGGGAGTGGACCGTGCAGCGCCGGTGCCCGCACCTGCGCGCCGATCTGACCAAGACCGGGAAGATCGAGGACGGCGTGCTCACCTGCTCGCTCCACGACTGGAAGTGGGACCTCGCCAGCGGACGCTGCCTCACGACGCAGGGCCACCCGATCCGCGCCAGCCGCACCGACGAGGCCCGGCAGGCCGAGACGGCGTCGCCCGCCGCCTGA